A window of the Helianthus annuus cultivar XRQ/B chromosome 4, HanXRQr2.0-SUNRISE, whole genome shotgun sequence genome harbors these coding sequences:
- the LOC110935189 gene encoding pathogenesis-related protein PR-1 type — protein sequence MAILHFSHEDEQPGNQPEEYSINAHSGIRRVLSAPRSTDPSPQDIVDAHNKVRKEIPGLEPMVWNTTVAKFAKEYANERKKDCALEHSNTPLYGENIATGAGAMTILDAINMWVSEKADYNYETDSCAPGKVCGHYTQIIGKTSIRLGCALSHCLKNDGIFITCNYAQPF from the coding sequence ATGGCAATCCTACATTTCTCTCATGAGGATGAACAACCAGGCAACCAACCAGAAGAATACAGTATTAACGCACATAGTGGTATCAGAAGGGTATTGAGCGCGCCTCGTTCGACAGACCCTTCGCCACAAGACATTGTGGATGCCCATAATAAGGTTCGTAAAGAGATACCTGGTCTCGAGCCTATGGTATGGAATACTACTGTCGCCAAATTTGCAAAAGAATATGCGAATGAAAGGAAGAAAGATTGTGCACTCGAACACTCGAATACACCATTATATGGTGAGAATATTGCTACAGGGGCTGGCGCGATGACCATTTTAGATGCTATAAACATGTGGGTTAGCGAGAAGGCTGATTACAATTACGAGACGGACTCATGCGCACCTGGAAAGGTGTGTGGGCATTATACTCAAATTATTGGGAAAACCTCGATCCGCCTTGGGTGTGCCTTGTCTCACTGCCTGAAAAATGATGGGATTTTTATAACTTGCAATTATGCTCAACCTTTTTAA